The region ACGGTTCCGGCTTGACCAACCTGCATGGCTCCACCGGTGACATGGTACTGCTGGGCACCCAAACCGACAAAATTCAAACCATTTTTGATGAAGTTTCCAACTTTGAAGAGCATCCCTTCGATTTAGGCGGCTCCGGCTCCAACCTGCGTACCCCCAGCTGCTGTGCCGGTCCTGCCCGGTGCGAGTTTGCCATGATCGACACCCTGGATCTCTGCCACGACCTGACCAACGAGTTCCAGGATTACCTGCACCGCCCCATGTGGCCTTACAAGTGCAAAATTAAGATTTCCGGCTGCCCCAACGACTGCGTAGCTTCGATCGCTCGTTCCGACATCTCCATCCAAGGTACCTGGAGAGACGATATCAAGATCGACCAAGAAGCCGTTCGCCAGTATGTGGCAGAAGGTTTTGACATTGAAGGTCTGGTCATTGCCAAGTGCCCCACCAAGTGCATGAGCTGGGACGGCAACGAACTGACCATCGACAACGCAAACTGCACCCGTTGCATGCACTGCATCAACAAAATGTGCAAAGCCCTGCGTCCTGGCGACGATCGCGGCGCCACCATCCTGATCGGTGGTAAAGCTCCCATCCTGCAAGGCGCCATGATGGGTTGGGTAATCATCCCCTTCATGAAACTGGAGCCTCCCTACGAAGAACTCAAAGAGTTCCTCGAAAAAGTTTGGGAGTGGTGGGATGAAAACGGCAAGACCCGTGAGCGTATTGGTGAGCTGATCCTCCGTCTGGGTATGCGCAACTTCCTGCGCGCCGTTGATCTGGAGCCCATTCCGCAAATGGTGCAGGCACCGCGTGCAAACCCCTTCTTCTTCTGGTGGCCTGAAGAAGTTGTGCAAGACTAATTGGCAAAATATGCTGGCACATGCCGCATAAAATAATGAAACGGGGAGAGGTGAACCACATTGGCACAAGCAAGAACCGATATCGGACCGCCGCTTTATAAAGACATGTTACCGCCCATTATCAAAGAAAACTATGGCAAGTGGCGTTACCATGAAATTTTAAAGCCCGGCGTGCTCGTACACGTATCTGAAACCGGAGCCAAGCTGTACACCGTACGCGCAGGTTCTCCGCGTCTGATTTCTATTTACTTCATTCGTGAAATCTGCGACCTGGCAGACAAATACTGCGATGGTTACCTGAGATTTACCAGCCGCAACAACATTGAATTCCTGTTGAGCGATGAGTCCAAAATCGATCCCTTGATTGAAGACCTCAAAGCACTGGGGATTCCCGTTGGCGGTACCGGCAACTCCATTACCAACATCGTACACACCCAGGGTTGGGTACACTGCCATACCCCGGCTACCGATGCTTCCGGTATTGTGAAAGCCGTTATGGATGAGCTGTTTGAGTACTTCACCACCATGAAGCTGCCTGCCAAGCTGAGAATCGCTCTGGCTTGCTGCTTGAACATGTGCGGTGCTGTACACTGCTCCGACATCGCCATTCTGGGTATTCACAGAACCGTACCCAAAATCGATCACGAAAACCTGCATAAGCTGTGCGAGATTCCCACTCTGACCGCCAGCTGCCCCACTGCAGCCATTCGTCCTAACCCCAAACTGAAGTCTATCGAAATTAAGGCCGAACGCTGCATGTACTGCGGTAACTGCTACACCATGTGCCCCTCTGTACACATCATCGACCCCAAAAACGATGCTGTGTCCATCTGGGTGGGCGGCAAAATCTCCAACAGCCGTATTGGTCCCAGATTCTCTCGCTTGGCTATTCCTTTCCTGCCCAACAACCCGCCCCGCTGGCCGGAAGTTGTTGATGCAGTTAAGAAGCTGGTTGAAGTATGGGCTGCCAATGCTCAACCGGGCGAGCGCATGGCTGAGTGGATCGACCGCATCAGCTGGGAGAAGTTCTTCGAAATTACCGGTCTGCCCTTCACAGACAAGCACATCGACGACTTCACCCTGGCCCAAACAACCTTCAGATGCACTACTCAGTTCAAGTGGTAGGCATATAGCTGCTTGCGCTTGAGTAAAATAGAATTGTGAGCCGCCGCCGTCAGGCGGCGGCATCTCAACATTTTACCACCCGTAAGGATGGTAGGAAACGGTGGTGTTATTAAAATGGAAGAATTAAAAGCTAAAATCCTGGCCTATCTGGAAGGCGTAAGCAAGGAAAAGCCCCGCGTCATTGCCGAAAAAATCGGCGCCAACAAAAAAGAAGTTGACAAGGCTTGCTCCGAACTGGCCAAAGAAGGTAAAGTAGAATACCTTTACATCGGTACCTCTTACGTAACCCTGGCCGGCAAAGACCACACCCCCGGCAAACTGAAAGAAGAATAAACACTTACCCAAAGGGCGGCGCCAGCCGCCCTTTAGGCTGTAGACAAAGGTTGTAACACAAAGCGAGGCGGTTTTGTGATTCCTGCCGGTGCGCAGACCGGAGCCAAAGGGGGGCATAAACCGCCGGAAATGTTTGTCGACACTCTGAAGGGCGGTATGAGCCGCCCTTTTTGCATGGTGCCTGCTCCAAAGTTGTTAAGTTGCTTGTATTTGCCCGAATTATAGAGGATACACTATCTGGGGAGGGCTTGCAATGGGGCAAGACGTACTGGTAACCGTTAAAGGTACCCGCCGGGATGCAGACAGCCCGCCGGAAACCATTGAAGTGGTATCGCCGCGTAATAACTTCGTATAGCATACATTATACGAAGTTATACGACAGCATGCGGCAGGTGTTTGAACCGGGCCAAAGCCACCGTTCTGTTTACCAAACCGGCTTCAGCAGCATCTCAACATTTTACCACCCGTAAGGATGGTAGGAAACGGTGGTGTTATTAAAATGGAAGAATTAAAAGCTAAAATCCTGGCCTATCTG is a window of Desulforamulus hydrothermalis Lam5 = DSM 18033 DNA encoding:
- the dsrB gene encoding dissimilatory-type sulfite reductase subunit beta, encoding MAQARTDIGPPLYKDMLPPIIKENYGKWRYHEILKPGVLVHVSETGAKLYTVRAGSPRLISIYFIREICDLADKYCDGYLRFTSRNNIEFLLSDESKIDPLIEDLKALGIPVGGTGNSITNIVHTQGWVHCHTPATDASGIVKAVMDELFEYFTTMKLPAKLRIALACCLNMCGAVHCSDIAILGIHRTVPKIDHENLHKLCEIPTLTASCPTAAIRPNPKLKSIEIKAERCMYCGNCYTMCPSVHIIDPKNDAVSIWVGGKISNSRIGPRFSRLAIPFLPNNPPRWPEVVDAVKKLVEVWAANAQPGERMAEWIDRISWEKFFEITGLPFTDKHIDDFTLAQTTFRCTTQFKW
- the dsrA gene encoding dissimilatory-type sulfite reductase subunit alpha, which encodes MTEAKKTPLLDELEKGPWPSFVKEMKRAAANSPSAQDLLGQLELSYVDKKAHWKHGGLVGVMGYGGGVIGRYSDVPEQFPNVEMFHTIRLNQPSGWYYTTKALRQVCDVWEKYGSGLTNLHGSTGDMVLLGTQTDKIQTIFDEVSNFEEHPFDLGGSGSNLRTPSCCAGPARCEFAMIDTLDLCHDLTNEFQDYLHRPMWPYKCKIKISGCPNDCVASIARSDISIQGTWRDDIKIDQEAVRQYVAEGFDIEGLVIAKCPTKCMSWDGNELTIDNANCTRCMHCINKMCKALRPGDDRGATILIGGKAPILQGAMMGWVIIPFMKLEPPYEELKEFLEKVWEWWDENGKTRERIGELILRLGMRNFLRAVDLEPIPQMVQAPRANPFFFWWPEEVVQD